In Caldicellulosiruptor obsidiansis OB47, a single window of DNA contains:
- a CDS encoding HD-GYP domain-containing protein, whose protein sequence is MKKVTIDQLEEGMKLAQDVFTESGKLLLPEGFIIKPSLIQKLKEHNIDSVYVEDEKAESYVKEEVIYHETFVAIQDLMLSAKAGEIVDPFVAKEIVNDIVAQIIEEEDVFLRIVGFRDVDNYTYFHSVDVSIFAAIIGKLLELDRKQIEDLSLAALLHDFGKMKIPHEILNKPAKLTDEEFEEMKKHTIYGYQIVKNMDGISEQIAEVALLHHERLDGSGYPLKLKGDKIPLFARIVAIADVYDALTADRVYKKKIVPTKAADYLTKYAGVHFDKDIVQKFLKMVVKYPVGCFVILNTGEIAIVYEENPFNKTRPIVKVVAKKEGPPVLKPYFVDLSQDNKREIIDVINY, encoded by the coding sequence ATGAAAAAAGTGACAATTGATCAGCTTGAAGAGGGTATGAAACTCGCTCAGGATGTGTTTACTGAAAGTGGAAAGCTTTTGCTTCCAGAAGGATTTATCATCAAACCCTCACTTATCCAAAAGCTTAAAGAACACAACATCGACAGCGTTTATGTAGAAGATGAAAAAGCTGAAAGTTATGTAAAAGAAGAGGTAATTTACCATGAAACCTTTGTTGCTATTCAAGACCTTATGCTGTCTGCAAAAGCAGGAGAAATTGTTGACCCATTTGTTGCAAAAGAAATTGTAAATGACATTGTGGCGCAAATAATTGAAGAAGAGGATGTGTTCTTGAGAATAGTTGGATTTAGAGATGTTGATAACTATACATATTTCCACTCTGTGGATGTAAGTATTTTTGCTGCTATAATTGGAAAGCTTTTAGAACTTGACAGAAAACAAATAGAAGATTTGTCTTTGGCAGCACTTCTGCACGATTTTGGCAAAATGAAAATCCCCCATGAAATATTAAATAAACCTGCAAAACTTACTGATGAAGAGTTTGAAGAGATGAAAAAACACACTATATATGGATATCAAATTGTAAAAAACATGGATGGTATTTCTGAACAGATAGCAGAAGTAGCACTTTTGCATCATGAAAGACTCGATGGGTCTGGTTATCCTCTTAAACTCAAAGGTGATAAAATACCTTTGTTTGCAAGAATTGTAGCAATTGCAGATGTGTATGATGCTCTGACTGCAGATAGAGTTTACAAAAAGAAAATTGTGCCCACAAAGGCGGCAGATTATTTAACAAAGTATGCTGGTGTTCATTTTGACAAAGATATTGTCCAAAAGTTTTTAAAAATGGTTGTAAAATATCCGGTGGGTTGCTTTGTTATTCTAAATACTGGTGAGATCGCAATTGTGTATGAAGAAAATCCTTTCAACAAGACAAGACCAATTGTAAAAGTTGTTGCAAAAAAAGAAGGTCCACCTGTACTTAAACCTTATTTTGTGGACCTTTCTCAAGATAATAAAAGAGAAATTATTGATGTAATTAATTATTAA
- the uppP gene encoding undecaprenyl-diphosphatase UppP, whose amino-acid sequence MTVFQAIFLGILQGLGEFLPISSSAHLIIFPWFFGWKEHSLVFDVALHLGTLLAVLVYFWKDYFDIVVQGISKPKSEKGKLLWFIIVATIPGALFGYFFENVIENVFRKQYLLIAIVLAVFGFILYYVDSIAKNKVELSQMNVFHAALIGVSQAFALFPGISRSGITMTTGLLLGLKKEAAAKFSFLMSAPIILGAGAVSLLKNINHVAAEFSNFAIGFFTSAIVGFLAIHFLLSIVKKSGFKIFAYYRFFLAAVILAFYLSKVV is encoded by the coding sequence TTGACAGTATTTCAGGCAATCTTTTTAGGAATACTGCAAGGTCTTGGAGAATTCTTGCCAATTTCAAGCTCTGCACACTTGATAATCTTTCCATGGTTTTTTGGCTGGAAAGAGCACTCCCTTGTATTTGATGTTGCTCTTCATCTTGGAACACTCTTAGCGGTACTTGTATACTTTTGGAAGGATTACTTTGATATTGTAGTGCAAGGAATCTCAAAACCAAAATCTGAAAAAGGAAAATTACTCTGGTTTATTATAGTTGCAACAATTCCCGGCGCTCTTTTCGGATACTTTTTTGAAAATGTTATAGAAAATGTTTTTAGAAAACAATATCTTTTGATTGCAATTGTGCTTGCTGTATTTGGATTTATACTATATTATGTAGATTCAATTGCTAAAAATAAAGTTGAACTTTCACAGATGAATGTTTTTCATGCGGCTTTAATTGGTGTCTCACAGGCATTTGCTCTTTTCCCCGGTATTTCACGGTCTGGCATAACAATGACAACTGGACTTTTACTTGGTCTTAAAAAAGAAGCTGCAGCTAAATTTTCGTTTTTGATGTCAGCACCTATTATACTTGGTGCCGGAGCTGTATCGCTTTTAAAAAACATCAATCATGTTGCTGCAGAGTTTTCAAACTTTGCAATTGGCTTTTTTACATCGGCAATAGTAGGTTTTCTGGCAATTCATTTTTTGCTTAGTATTGTCAAAAAAAGTGGTTTTAAAATCTTTGCATATTACAGATTTTTCTTAGCTGCAGTTATTTTAGCATTCTATCTTTCGAAAGTAGTGTAG
- a CDS encoding uracil-DNA glycosylase, translated as MLTWEELENACISCEKCPISKNRTNVVVGDGNKNAKLVFVGEAPGEEEDKQGKPFVGRAGKFLDLALTSLELSREKDFYICNILKCRPPNNRVPTEVEAQNCLPFLKAQIKLISPKIIVCLGATAMKYILGKDLKITQDRGKWFEKGGFWIMATYHPAALLRDPGKREDFYRDLKSVKERLEKIK; from the coding sequence ATGCTGACATGGGAAGAGCTTGAAAATGCGTGTATTTCATGTGAAAAATGCCCTATTTCTAAAAATCGCACAAACGTTGTAGTAGGTGATGGAAATAAAAATGCAAAGCTTGTGTTTGTAGGTGAAGCTCCGGGTGAGGAAGAAGACAAGCAAGGAAAACCGTTTGTAGGAAGAGCAGGAAAGTTTTTAGACTTAGCTTTGACTTCTCTGGAGCTTTCAAGAGAAAAAGATTTTTATATCTGCAACATTTTAAAGTGTAGACCCCCAAACAACCGCGTTCCAACAGAGGTGGAGGCTCAAAACTGCTTGCCTTTTTTGAAAGCCCAAATAAAACTTATCTCCCCAAAAATAATTGTCTGCCTCGGTGCAACAGCTATGAAATATATTCTTGGCAAAGATCTTAAAATCACTCAAGACAGGGGAAAGTGGTTTGAAAAAGGTGGTTTTTGGATTATGGCTACATACCATCCAGCAGCACTTTTAAGAGACCCAGGTAAAAGAGAGGATTTTTACAGGGATTTGAAAAGTGTAAAGGAAAGGCTGGAGAAGATAAAGTAG
- a CDS encoding aspartate aminotransferase family protein: protein MKIDEIISYDSQYYVNVFGSRIPIAFEKGEGCILYDSQNKEYLDFISGISVCNLGHSHPKFVTALKDQIEKLIHTSSLFYIEPQALLAKRLAEVSKFDKVFFCNSGAEANEAAIKLVRNYFYKKGLSKYKIITLENSFHGRTLATTAATGQKKYQKPFEPMPEGFINVEADIEKIKSVIDDKTAAVMIELVQAEGGIKVLSKEFVQKLFAFCKEHGLLFVIDEVQTGIGRCGSLFCFEQYDVTPDIITLAKGLGNGVPIGAMLCKKEVATFEPGEHGSTFGGNLLATRAALEVLRIIEEENIIENVNKMGDYLKQKLLELKEQFDFMVDVRGLGLLIGVEFSFPVKELVKELALAGLLTSSCGGGNVIRFAPPLIVQKTHIDKALEIFKDVVKRYADMGRA from the coding sequence ATGAAAATAGATGAAATAATCTCTTATGATTCACAGTACTATGTCAACGTATTTGGCAGTCGAATTCCAATTGCTTTTGAAAAAGGAGAAGGATGTATTCTTTATGACAGTCAGAACAAAGAATACCTTGATTTTATCTCTGGAATTTCTGTGTGCAATTTAGGGCACAGCCACCCAAAATTTGTGACTGCCTTAAAAGACCAAATTGAAAAGCTCATACACACATCAAGCCTGTTTTATATTGAACCTCAAGCACTGCTGGCAAAAAGACTTGCTGAAGTTTCTAAATTTGATAAAGTATTTTTCTGTAATTCCGGGGCTGAGGCAAATGAGGCTGCAATAAAGCTTGTGAGAAATTATTTTTATAAAAAAGGGCTTTCTAAATATAAAATCATTACACTTGAAAATTCATTCCATGGAAGAACACTTGCAACAACTGCTGCAACAGGTCAAAAAAAGTATCAAAAACCCTTTGAGCCAATGCCAGAAGGATTTATAAACGTTGAGGCAGACATTGAAAAAATAAAAAGTGTTATAGATGACAAAACAGCAGCAGTCATGATTGAGCTTGTCCAGGCAGAAGGTGGAATAAAGGTGCTTTCAAAAGAGTTTGTACAAAAACTTTTTGCTTTTTGTAAAGAACATGGGCTTTTGTTTGTAATTGACGAGGTTCAAACAGGTATCGGAAGGTGTGGTAGTCTTTTTTGTTTTGAGCAATATGATGTAACTCCTGATATAATTACTCTCGCAAAAGGGCTTGGAAATGGCGTGCCAATTGGAGCTATGCTTTGCAAAAAAGAGGTTGCCACATTTGAACCAGGTGAACATGGCTCAACTTTCGGGGGAAATTTGCTTGCAACAAGAGCAGCTCTTGAGGTGTTGAGAATAATTGAAGAAGAAAATATAATTGAAAATGTAAACAAAATGGGGGATTATTTAAAGCAAAAGCTTCTTGAGCTAAAAGAACAATTCGATTTTATGGTGGATGTCAGAGGTTTGGGTCTTTTAATAGGTGTTGAATTTTCTTTCCCTGTGAAAGAACTTGTAAAAGAGTTAGCTTTAGCCGGGCTTTTGACAAGCAGCTGCGGAGGTGGAAACGTCATAAGATTTGCTCCTCCTTTGATTGTTCAAAAAACTCACATAGATAAAGCCTTGGAAATCTTCAAAGACGTGGTGAAAAGGTATGCTGACATGGGAAGAGCTTGA
- a CDS encoding GAF domain-containing protein, whose product MLEAYEQITKLKNTIERFSSFIINTSSEKDMNEILLMTIDSCLELTGSDGATIYLKETIDQEEKLVIRATKNLSVNFEFYLGYSLPISPISLCGYAAVHQKPVVINDTLNLPENHEFRQFKFFDKSLHYVTINTITAPIFDFSNNLLGVLQVINKKAKPNIKLDETNATLFTISYTETDVKLILAISSFVGTLLDRAKAYEKFEVSITNTQKMLANMFDSVKKSISVLNDILISGQQKFIESLQTKKKEKILLLKEGIELFKKQYQLSKITETIISIAYLITRNIDTKMIDILHEVISTEIRLYDIPLKINESEYVIFLHNVDIIKARMIAKRIERKVFEKLKINEMLSTSLKFLWSFYELKPDEEKNIEEVLSYLQKIAKENEGEIT is encoded by the coding sequence ATGCTTGAAGCATATGAACAGATCACAAAGCTTAAAAATACAATTGAACGTTTTAGCAGTTTTATCATTAATACCTCTTCTGAAAAAGATATGAATGAAATACTTCTTATGACAATTGATTCCTGCTTAGAACTAACAGGAAGCGATGGTGCAACAATCTATCTAAAGGAAACGATAGACCAAGAAGAAAAGCTTGTTATAAGAGCTACAAAAAATCTGTCTGTTAACTTTGAATTTTATTTAGGATATTCCCTACCTATTTCCCCAATTAGCCTTTGCGGATATGCAGCAGTACACCAAAAACCTGTTGTAATAAACGATACTTTGAATTTGCCTGAAAATCACGAATTTAGACAGTTCAAATTCTTTGACAAGAGTTTACATTATGTTACAATTAATACTATAACTGCACCCATATTTGACTTTAGCAACAATCTGTTGGGAGTGTTGCAAGTAATCAATAAAAAAGCAAAACCAAATATAAAATTAGACGAAACCAATGCTACCCTTTTTACTATTAGCTACACTGAGACAGATGTAAAGCTCATATTAGCAATTTCTTCTTTTGTAGGTACTCTTCTTGACAGAGCTAAAGCTTATGAGAAATTTGAAGTATCTATTACTAATACGCAAAAGATGCTGGCTAATATGTTTGATTCTGTAAAAAAGTCTATTTCAGTTTTAAATGATATTTTAATAAGCGGGCAACAAAAATTTATAGAGTCTTTACAAACCAAAAAGAAAGAAAAAATTCTTTTACTTAAAGAAGGAATAGAACTTTTTAAAAAACAATACCAGCTTTCCAAAATTACTGAAACAATCATAAGTATAGCCTATCTGATAACAAGAAACATTGATACAAAGATGATAGATATTTTACACGAAGTTATTTCAACAGAAATCAGACTTTATGATATACCTTTAAAAATAAATGAAAGTGAATATGTTATTTTTCTTCACAATGTCGACATAATAAAAGCACGAATGATTGCCAAAAGAATAGAACGAAAGGTTTTTGAAAAGCTTAAAATCAATGAAATGCTATCTACCTCATTAAAATTTCTATGGAGTTTTTATGAATTAAAACCTGATGAAGAGAAAAATATTGAAGAAGTGCTTAGTTATTTACAAAAAATAGCTAAAGAGAATGAAGGTGAAATTACATAA
- a CDS encoding S-layer homology domain-containing protein: MKWCYKKLLTSLLVIVFIVSIFSMVSFSQDQSNSIFSDLPQNHWAYNAVKFMVERGIIAGYPDKTFRPDNPVTRSEFARIMVISLNLPIKVTDNPSFKDVPKDHWAYPYVETAKYYLTGFRTQNGEYFKPSDYAVREDMAVALVKAKGLQNENVDMNVLNNYIDKDQISKNLVKYVAIAIAKGIMVGSPVPNSNQYKFEPQGILTRAQAAVLLYNVINAQATEEKVTYDDNSSSGSNQQYTYPVPNVTAYTKGDRVVLIWNRINDKKLKGYAVVISKNNSQPGYPQDGCLTILSDRNANYIEIGVNSKYKGGDFGVYVKSGEEYYFSVTAIYEGNIYVKGNAIKMRMPVIPNYFEKPSVKYEYKDNKFVLSWQKIDDPRLIGYWIVISKKTKEPKYPDNGYLVFINDKNTTQIVIDNTIPYKNGDVGEYLKDGEEYYFSVTAQYQDRFIAGNSIKAIYYSNLEIAKLRPKLQAKIVRWHGQLYINLKWDKIDNDKLQGYRVVISDTNSSPDFNKDGLLAEISDKNITSINVKAKDKYLINGEYKELKRGHYYYFTVYAIYSDRVVGSNVIKVKIP; this comes from the coding sequence ATGAAATGGTGTTATAAAAAGCTGTTGACAAGTTTGTTGGTAATAGTTTTTATAGTTTCTATTTTTAGCATGGTTTCATTTTCTCAAGACCAATCAAACTCAATTTTTTCTGATCTTCCTCAAAATCATTGGGCATACAATGCAGTAAAATTCATGGTAGAAAGAGGAATTATAGCAGGTTATCCGGACAAAACATTCAGACCAGACAATCCAGTCACAAGATCTGAATTTGCAAGGATTATGGTAATTAGCCTGAACCTTCCAATAAAGGTGACAGATAATCCATCCTTTAAAGATGTTCCCAAAGACCACTGGGCATATCCTTATGTAGAAACTGCAAAATATTATTTAACAGGTTTTAGAACTCAAAATGGCGAGTACTTTAAACCATCTGATTATGCCGTAAGAGAGGATATGGCAGTTGCTCTTGTAAAGGCAAAGGGGCTGCAGAATGAAAATGTTGATATGAATGTTTTGAACAACTACATTGACAAAGACCAAATATCGAAGAACCTTGTTAAATATGTTGCAATTGCTATTGCAAAAGGTATTATGGTAGGAAGCCCAGTTCCAAATTCTAATCAATATAAATTTGAACCACAAGGAATTCTTACTCGCGCTCAGGCAGCGGTGCTGTTGTACAACGTTATTAATGCTCAAGCAACTGAAGAAAAAGTTACCTATGATGATAATTCTTCATCGGGTTCTAATCAGCAATATACTTATCCTGTACCCAATGTTACTGCCTATACAAAGGGGGACAGAGTTGTCCTGATATGGAATAGAATAAATGACAAAAAACTGAAAGGATACGCAGTTGTTATCTCAAAGAACAATAGCCAGCCGGGATATCCGCAAGATGGTTGTCTGACCATACTGTCTGACAGAAACGCTAATTATATAGAGATTGGAGTAAATTCAAAATATAAGGGTGGTGACTTTGGAGTTTATGTGAAAAGTGGAGAAGAGTATTATTTCAGTGTTACAGCAATTTATGAAGGGAATATATATGTAAAAGGTAATGCTATAAAAATGAGAATGCCAGTTATACCAAATTATTTTGAAAAACCATCTGTAAAGTATGAATATAAAGATAATAAATTTGTTTTAAGCTGGCAAAAGATAGATGATCCCCGACTTATAGGATATTGGATTGTGATATCCAAAAAAACTAAAGAACCTAAATATCCGGACAATGGTTATCTTGTTTTTATCAATGACAAAAATACGACTCAGATTGTTATTGACAACACAATTCCTTATAAAAATGGAGATGTTGGCGAGTATTTAAAAGATGGTGAAGAATATTATTTTAGTGTAACAGCTCAGTATCAGGATAGATTTATCGCTGGGAATAGCATCAAGGCCATTTATTACTCTAATTTAGAGATTGCAAAGTTAAGACCAAAGTTGCAGGCAAAAATAGTAAGATGGCATGGACAATTGTATATTAACTTAAAATGGGACAAAATAGACAATGATAAGCTTCAAGGGTACAGAGTTGTTATATCTGATACAAACTCATCACCTGACTTCAATAAAGACGGTTTACTGGCAGAAATATCAGATAAAAACATTACCTCAATAAATGTCAAAGCAAAAGATAAGTATTTGATCAATGGGGAATATAAGGAACTCAAGAGAGGACATTACTATTACTTTACAGTTTATGCTATCTACTCAGATAGAGTAGTGGGTAGCAATGTAATTAAAGTAAAGATACCATAA
- the tsaD gene encoding tRNA (adenosine(37)-N6)-threonylcarbamoyltransferase complex transferase subunit TsaD, with product MLVLGIETSCDETSAAIVEDGRKVLSNVIYSQIDIHHQFGGVVPEIASRKHVEKISYVVDMAFKQAGLTVNDIDAVAATYGPGLVGSLLVGLSFAKALSFSKKLPFVAVNHIEGHIYANFITYPELMPPLIVLVVSGGHTNLIILKDFEEYEVVGKTRDDAAGEAFDKIARYLGLGYPGGPAIDKVAKLGDEDKYKYPVADIDGYNFSFSGLKSAVINHVHGLLQNGEKFKIEDIAASFQKTVVNILVEKTINLSLETDIKKIAVAGGVAANSRLRKEFYEKCTQHNIEFFVPEFKYCTDNAAMIASCGYFKLQKGIVSSYRENAVPYISLVSKKS from the coding sequence ATGCTTGTACTTGGAATTGAAACATCATGCGATGAAACTTCTGCTGCGATTGTAGAAGATGGAAGAAAGGTTCTGTCAAATGTGATATACTCTCAGATTGACATCCATCATCAGTTTGGTGGTGTTGTTCCAGAAATAGCTTCTCGTAAACATGTTGAAAAGATTTCATATGTTGTTGACATGGCATTCAAGCAGGCGGGTTTAACAGTAAACGATATAGATGCTGTTGCTGCAACGTACGGACCTGGACTTGTAGGTTCGCTTCTTGTTGGACTTTCATTTGCAAAGGCATTAAGTTTTTCTAAAAAACTTCCGTTTGTTGCTGTGAATCACATTGAAGGGCATATTTATGCTAATTTTATAACATACCCTGAGCTTATGCCACCGCTAATTGTTCTGGTTGTCTCTGGAGGGCATACAAATTTAATTATTTTAAAAGATTTTGAAGAATATGAGGTAGTGGGGAAAACAAGAGATGACGCAGCAGGAGAGGCTTTTGACAAGATTGCAAGATATTTAGGGCTTGGATATCCTGGTGGACCTGCCATAGACAAGGTCGCAAAGCTAGGCGATGAGGATAAATACAAATATCCTGTTGCTGATATTGACGGGTACAATTTTAGTTTCAGTGGATTGAAATCTGCAGTGATAAATCATGTTCATGGGCTTTTGCAAAATGGTGAGAAATTTAAAATAGAAGATATTGCTGCTTCCTTCCAGAAAACCGTGGTGAACATACTTGTAGAAAAGACAATCAATCTTTCACTTGAGACAGATATAAAAAAAATTGCAGTTGCCGGTGGCGTTGCTGCAAATTCAAGGCTCAGGAAAGAATTTTATGAAAAATGTACACAGCACAACATTGAATTTTTTGTACCTGAATTTAAGTACTGTACAGATAATGCAGCTATGATTGCATCCTGCGGCTACTTTAAGCTGCAAAAAGGAATAGTGTCGTCTTACCGCGAAAATGCTGTTCCTTATATAAGTCTTGTAAGTAAAAAGAGTTAA
- the fusA gene encoding elongation factor G, producing MKDYAPQYVKNVVLLGHGGDGKTILTESMLFAAKCIDRMGRIEDGTTTSDFDPEEIKRRISISMTVEPIEWRDCKINILDTPGYFDFVGEVCEALHVADSAVLVISAKTGVQVGTEKAWELAQKHGLPVLIFVNKMDEENANFEKVVDRINQVLTPKAIPIQYPIMENGKFIGFVDVISKRAYRYEDNTAKEIEVPSGLSDKIEEIRNALIEDSVENDENLMEKYFAGEEISEDEIYRGLSEGIKQRSVFPILCGCAAKNLGVRELLDSICKLLPAADTKQYKAKDTKNGSELNIKVDKNQPVCAFVFKTVADPFVGRISYLKVISGVLKPEMTLFNTMSEKPEKISQIYIIRGKKQIPVSELVAGDIGVVTKLQSTLTNSTLCEQSRPIMLEEIDFPRPWLMLAIEPKTKGDEEKISNGLHRLMEEDLTFRIEKNNETGQNIIYGIGEMHIDVIVSKLKNKFGVSVVLSDPKVPYRETIRKKVKSEGKYKKQTGGHGQYGHVFIEFEPSPEEDLVFEEKIFGGAVPKQYIPAVEKGLRECIKKGVLAGYPVMNLKATLVDGSYHPVDSSELAFKVATSLAFKKGLAQANPVLLEPIMNVKVVVPQDYTGDIMGDLNRRRGRVLGMQPLDNHLEEILAEVPLAEMFKYATDLRSMTQGRGYFSMEFARYEEVPSHIAQKVIEAAKASMQEEEEE from the coding sequence ATGAAAGACTATGCGCCACAGTATGTAAAAAATGTGGTTTTACTTGGTCACGGGGGGGACGGAAAAACAATCCTAACAGAGAGTATGTTATTTGCCGCAAAGTGTATTGACAGAATGGGAAGGATAGAAGATGGTACAACTACCTCAGACTTTGACCCGGAGGAGATAAAAAGACGAATCTCAATTTCAATGACAGTAGAACCTATTGAGTGGCGGGACTGCAAGATAAACATTCTTGATACGCCGGGATACTTTGACTTTGTTGGAGAGGTATGCGAAGCGCTGCATGTCGCTGACTCTGCAGTGTTGGTAATCAGTGCAAAAACAGGTGTGCAGGTTGGTACTGAAAAGGCATGGGAGCTTGCTCAAAAGCATGGACTTCCAGTGCTCATATTTGTCAACAAGATGGATGAGGAAAATGCCAATTTTGAAAAGGTAGTAGATAGAATTAATCAGGTTTTAACACCAAAAGCAATCCCAATTCAGTATCCAATAATGGAAAATGGAAAGTTTATTGGCTTTGTTGATGTGATTTCAAAAAGAGCTTACAGGTATGAAGATAACACCGCAAAGGAAATAGAAGTTCCGAGCGGGTTGAGTGATAAAATTGAGGAGATAAGAAATGCTTTAATAGAAGATTCGGTTGAAAATGATGAAAATCTTATGGAAAAGTATTTTGCAGGAGAAGAAATTTCTGAGGATGAAATTTACAGGGGACTTAGCGAAGGGATAAAACAAAGGTCAGTCTTTCCCATATTATGTGGCTGTGCTGCCAAGAACCTTGGGGTAAGAGAACTTTTGGACAGCATCTGTAAACTCTTGCCAGCAGCTGATACAAAGCAGTATAAAGCAAAGGATACGAAAAATGGAAGTGAATTAAATATAAAGGTTGACAAAAACCAGCCTGTCTGTGCTTTTGTGTTCAAAACAGTTGCTGACCCGTTTGTTGGCAGGATTTCATATCTGAAAGTGATAAGCGGTGTTCTAAAGCCAGAGATGACCTTGTTTAATACCATGTCTGAAAAGCCAGAAAAGATTTCCCAGATATACATTATAAGAGGCAAAAAACAGATTCCTGTATCAGAGCTTGTTGCAGGTGACATTGGTGTTGTGACAAAGCTCCAATCTACTCTGACAAACTCAACCCTGTGCGAGCAGTCAAGACCTATCATGTTAGAAGAAATTGATTTTCCACGTCCCTGGCTTATGCTTGCAATTGAGCCAAAGACAAAAGGCGATGAGGAAAAGATTTCAAACGGTCTTCACAGGCTTATGGAAGAGGACCTCACTTTCAGGATAGAAAAGAATAATGAGACTGGTCAAAACATCATCTATGGTATTGGTGAAATGCACATAGATGTGATCGTCAGCAAGCTTAAAAACAAATTTGGCGTTTCAGTTGTCTTGTCTGATCCAAAAGTTCCATATCGAGAAACTATCAGAAAAAAAGTAAAAAGTGAAGGCAAGTACAAGAAACAAACAGGTGGGCATGGTCAGTATGGGCATGTTTTTATTGAGTTTGAACCAAGCCCGGAAGAAGACTTAGTTTTTGAAGAGAAGATATTTGGCGGAGCTGTCCCAAAGCAATATATTCCTGCTGTTGAAAAGGGTCTGAGAGAGTGTATTAAAAAGGGTGTACTTGCAGGCTATCCTGTTATGAATTTGAAGGCAACCTTGGTTGACGGATCATATCATCCAGTTGACTCATCAGAGCTTGCGTTCAAAGTTGCAACATCATTGGCATTCAAAAAGGGTCTTGCGCAGGCAAACCCGGTGCTTTTAGAACCTATCATGAATGTAAAGGTTGTAGTTCCGCAAGACTACACAGGTGATATTATGGGGGATTTGAACAGGCGAAGAGGAAGAGTTCTAGGTATGCAGCCGCTTGATAATCACTTAGAAGAGATTTTGGCAGAGGTTCCTCTTGCAGAGATGTTCAAATACGCAACAGATCTCAGGTCTATGACACAGGGAAGAGGATATTTTTCCATGGAGTTTGCAAGGTATGAAGAGGTGCCGAGCCATATTGCCCAAAAGGTAATAGAGGCAGCTAAGGCTTCAATGCAGGAGGAAGAAGAGGAGTAA
- a CDS encoding DedA family protein, with the protein MEFIKQIFISIAEYLSQFGHLGIFIGMTLESACIPIPSEVILPLGGYLVYKGIGSVLSMTIVATLGCLAGSIIAYVVGYFGGRPFILKYGKYFFISKHDFERAEKFFQKRGEITIFVSRLLPVIRTFISLPAGIAKMNFAKFCIYTILGSFPWCLLFVYLGKKLGDNWKSIEEHLKGLDYLIFILIIFAIVGYVVYKVFKGKKSVEVE; encoded by the coding sequence ATGGAATTTATAAAACAAATATTTATATCCATTGCTGAATACCTTTCTCAATTTGGTCACTTGGGAATATTTATAGGAATGACACTTGAGTCTGCCTGCATTCCAATACCCTCTGAGGTCATATTGCCACTTGGTGGATACCTTGTATACAAAGGAATTGGAAGCGTGCTTTCCATGACTATTGTGGCAACCTTAGGATGTTTGGCTGGTTCTATAATAGCATATGTAGTAGGGTACTTTGGCGGAAGACCATTTATACTTAAATATGGTAAATACTTTTTTATATCAAAGCACGATTTCGAAAGAGCAGAAAAATTCTTTCAAAAAAGAGGAGAAATCACTATATTTGTAAGTAGACTTTTGCCTGTAATAAGGACTTTTATCTCACTGCCTGCTGGCATTGCAAAGATGAACTTTGCAAAGTTTTGTATCTATACAATTCTTGGGTCATTTCCATGGTGTTTGCTTTTTGTCTATCTTGGCAAAAAACTTGGAGATAACTGGAAGTCAATTGAAGAGCATTTAAAAGGGTTGGACTACCTTATATTTATTCTAATAATTTTTGCAATTGTAGGCTATGTTGTCTATAAAGTCTTCAAAGGCAAAAAATCAGTCGAGGTTGAATAA